In one window of Gossypium arboreum isolate Shixiya-1 chromosome 4, ASM2569848v2, whole genome shotgun sequence DNA:
- the LOC108457773 gene encoding inactive leucine-rich repeat receptor-like protein kinase CORYNE, producing MAKMRGCIVTVALLLLLLLCLHQTPVECKERLIRQLSSRPSSATKPQEFKIGFKRVILSIVLGILTGLIGAILFALLIKIAVQYINQTPFLKGPVIFSPKISSKTLQSALANENQLLGSSSNGKYYKTVLDNGLTVAAKVLEPFDSGSPEMQSKSVKRRIQQELEVLASLRHRHLRSLRAYVRESDRFSLVYDYMPMGSLEDAMNGVRENHLELRWDVRLRIAVGVIKGLQYLHFTCVPQILHYNLKPTNVMLDAEFEPRLADCGLAKLMPNIDRATSGYCAPECLQNCRYTDKSDIFSFGMILGVLLTGRYPTDSFFREAVSGGSLGQWLRHLQQAGEAHEALDKSILGEEVEEDEMLMAVRIAVVCLSDLPDDRPSSDELVTMLTQLHSF from the exons atGGCGAAAATGAGGGGTTGCATAGTCACTGTGGCTTTACTCTTGCTGCTACTTCTTTGCTTACACCAAACACCTGTAGAGTGCAAAGAAAGACTCATTAGACAACTGTCTTCTCGGCCTTCTTCAGCTACAAAGCCTCAAGAATTCAAGATTGGGTTCAAAAGGGTAATTCTCAGCATTGTGCTGGGAATTTTAACTGGATTGATTGGAGCTATTCTTTTTGCTTTATTGATCAAAATTGCTGTTCAGTACATCAATCAAACCCCATTCCTTAAAGGTCCTGTTATATTTTCTCCCAAAATATCTTCCAAGACTCTCCAATCAGCCCTTGCAAATGAAAACCAGTTGCTAGGTTCAAGCTCCAACGGGAAGTACTATAAGACGGTTCTTGATAACGGGCTCACTGTTGCAGCCAAAGTGCTTGAACCCTTTGACAGTGGTTCCCCGGAGATGCAGAGCAAGTCGGTGAAGAGAAGGATACAACAAGAACTGGAGGTTCTTGCTAGTTTGAGGCACAGGCATTTGAGGAGTTTAAGAGCTTATGTTCGTGAATCTGATAGGTTTTCTTTGGTTTATGATTATATGCCCATGGGGAGCCTTGAGGATGCAATGAATGGAGTTAGGGAAAATCACCTGGAGCTTAGATGGGATGTTAGGCTTAGGATTGCTGTTGGGGTGATTAAGGGTCTTCAATATCTTCACTTCACTTGCGTCCCTCAGATTTTGCACTACAACTTGAAGCCCACAAATGTGATGTTAGATGCTGAATTTGAACCAAGGTTGGCTGATTGTGGATTGGCTAAGCTCATGCCAAATATAGATAGGGCAACTTCTGGTTACTGTGCTCCTGAGTGTTTACAGAACTGCAG GTATACAGATAAGAGTGATATCTTTAGCTTTGGGATGATATTGGGTGTCCTGTTGACTGGCAGATATCCCACTGATTCATTTTTCCGGGAAGCAGTGAGTGGAGGGAGTTTAGGACAGTGGCTCCGACATTTACAGCAGGCAGGGGAAGCACACGAAGCTTTAGATAAAAGTATTCTTGGGGAAGAAGTAGAGGAAGATGAGATGCTGATGGCAGTGAGAATTGCTGTTGTCTGCCTATCGGATTTGCCTGATGATAGGCCTTCCAGTGATGAGCTTGTAACCATGTTAACCCAGCTGCATAGTTTCTAA